AACTAGTCCACAACGTAACACGCTATGAAATTAGAATAACTCCTTTTATCTAGAGCCTTTCTAGTTAGACAAAGTCTGGTGATTCATATTTGTCTTCTATGCTATATAAATCATTTTCCAGGTCATTATTCTTTGTAGAATACAATAATTTTTCCTAATGTAAATGAATCCCGCAGTTGCAGTCTGCATTAACTTGACTGAGATGGCCACTTACAACCTTATTCAAGTTACCGTGTATGTTCCTTAAGTCACAGAAATAAATTCATATGTTGAATAAGtgtgcatatatttttttataggtATGATCATTAATTAATCCAGGGCACAGATTTGCACAGCAGCTTTAGGCTGGTGTTCCTGAAGTCTGAATAATTAATGCATGTCCTGTCTGTACATGCGTTTCTTGTCATGTGTACTTATTGGCCAGGGTGCAATTCAAGCGTGCAACAGACTTGCAGAGCTGCAGGAGTTCAAGTCCAGCCAGACAGTCAAAGTAAACCCAGACAAACCCCAGCAGCAGGCACGCATTGTCACACTGGAAGTAAGTTGCCCTAATAATACTTATTATGACATGCCCTCCTTTCCTCTTTAGGGTGCTTTTGTGGCCTGTACCAAGGTGTCGGAGATGCAGGTATTCACCCAGACAGCTGAGGTGAAGGTGGATCCTGATAAACCTCTGGAGGGTGCTCGATTGGCAGTGCTACAGGTAGCGCTGTTCTGTGGAGCATATGCACCAAGCATCTCTAGCTGTATTATAGCAACTTCTGTCCTCTCCATTGCCTCGGGTGACCACAGCAGTTTGGCTTTAATGtggttattaaaatgaaaaattacaatGCCTCCACTAGTCTCCAGAACTCACAAAATAAGATACATCATGTGATTCACTTCATAAAGTGATATGTCAGGCATCgtgttttgcattttctgaATCGACATAGTTGTTATTTTTGCCATCACTGATAGtacttaatatttaataatacttAATTCACTTCAGCATTAACCTTAAATAACTGTTGTCTTTCGGCAAAATTTTTACAGGCTCGGAAAACTTTATTGGTTCCAACTCCTCGTCTCCGCACTGGTCTCTTCAATAAGATTACTCCTCCCCAAGGGGCCAGCAAAGAACAGCTACGTGTATGCTCTTCTTCTCAGGTTCGAAtctgtacatttttacacattttcacaaacattttctcCTACAATTTCATTCAGTAAACCCCAACAACTTTGATTAGTAACCTCTAGCACCTAAACTTTGTCAGGGTGTGAAGGACTTCAGTGTGCCTGTTTCCCTGGATGCAAAAGTGAAGGTAGACCTGGTGGTGGTTGGCTCTGTGGCGGTGTCAGAGAAAGGTGAGTGTCATCTGACAACGATGCACGACACTATTCGCTTTAATATAGGCCACTCAACTAAGATATAATAAGACAATCCTTTACCCATCCCATAGTGGGGACATTGGTAGCGTTTAAGGACTGCATAATACaaggaaaagcaaaacattaaattattacaaaaattagaaattaaataaaagagtaGTTATGTGTGTGGTCTACTGGCAGCAGGCTTGGTtacagcctcacagcagcaggaaggaaggacctgtagaaacactccttcacacaGCAGGGGTGCAGCAgtctgctgctgaaggagctgcCCGGTGCTGTTATAGCACCATGAAGGGTTTTTCATCAGGGATGGCAGCTTTGCTTCCATACGGTCAAGAGTCAGCCCAGAACAGAGGGACCTAGTTTGAACATGATGCTGCATTTATTATAGCCACTTAATGGTATTTTACAGTTGGGGTGTATTAACCATGAGTTCAAGCCAAAGCTTTGATACGGACAGTAAATTATAAAATGGCGGTTGTAGCTGGTGTTGTTCCTAATTAgacatgatttattatttatgaatgtAATGAGTATCATATTGTCCAGGAGCCGTGACTCTGTAAAAACAATTAACGCGCTGAACCAACTCTAACCAAACCATACACCATAAGGGTTGCATATTACAACATTCAGAATGGGTGAAATTTGCTTAATCAGATCAGTTTTGCTCAGTTTCTGCTTTCTTCACTTACAAGTCGTTTTGatcctctttttaaaaatgtgtatcaGTGTGAGAGAAGTGATGCAGTGTCGTGGTGAGTGCGTAGCTTTCTGCGCTGGTATTGAAATAGTCTCTTCTTTGCACTATGTTTCCGAACGTAGCACAAATATTATTGTATTTCGATTCATATTAAGTGAATCTGCTTTTTGGAGAATATGTCTCCCTTAAGATTAGATATGTCACCTATTGaaaaattcatattaaaattCTCTCATGGTATCTGTCTCCTCCTGTAGGCTTTCGGATTGGAAAAGGAGAGGGCTTTGCTGATATGGAGTATGGCATGATGGCTTGTATGGGTGCTGTGAATGAGTCCACTGTGGTTGTTACTGTCGTCCATGACTGTCAGGTTAGTCTGCTTATTTGAAGTTTTCGAACAAACCAAATGTCTTATGGAACCTCAAAACCTACATCAATAATCAAATGCAGAGGCAGTAAACGGAAGACGCTTCAGAAGAGAGATTCTCTCACTTTGATGCgagaaaaatgacattttagaagttgttaagcattttttttctgtctttattcctAAACTTAGATCAGTTGCTGTTTCTGCATTAACTGgaatatttgtattttcagaTAGTGGACATTCCAGAGGAGCTAATGGGAACTCATGATCTGACTGTAGACTACATCCTCACCCCCACCACAGTTATTAAAACAAACTGCCAGTTACCTAAGCCGCACGGAATCATCTGGACTAAggtacatttaaataacactgtaAAATACATGTGTAAGTTGACAAGCAGAATTATCATAAAGAAATAATATTCCCTAAGATACATATAAAAGTAGTGTTagttaaaataaactggaaaagtCCATCTAAAGGAGGGAATAGGTAgacaggtaggtaggtaggtaggtaggtaggtaggtaggtacatAGATAGGTCCATTAATGAAGACACTGTCTCACACACATCTTTGCTTTTCAATTGTTAAATAATCATCTTTCAAAAATATTAAACCTTTTTTGCACTTAAGAGTCTTTGTAAAGTATGGGAGTAATATCCACATGTGAACAAGGTGGACCTCAGCCATGGagtacatacatttatttatttatttttaaagagtgCAGGTAAATCTGATTTGTTCCTCAAATTATCACCAACCTATCACCAGACATCATCAACCTATTTGCTTGGGTTGCTGCGGTGTCTGCGTGGCTCTTTCCAAagggagaaagggggaaaagCACACATTCCTgatttgtttctcctgatggtgCACCATTTTTTGTAGAATTCTATTTTAATTACATATCCAACCACATCCAATAGCAGTTTGGAGCtgatttacaatttttttttcctttagtcTTTATATCAATCTGGAGTTTGTCTGAGTTTGCCAAAAACAGATTTGGATTATGTGTCTGAACAAGGCTTTTTGACTCCTTTGGGACAGTGTTGGCTGCTTGACAaggaaaacacaatgaaaactgaGGAAGCCTcccccttttattttttttagtattgtTCACTCACAGCTCACCCAATAGGCTGCTTAgttataataaataacaaagcaaCAAACGGGGCCAAATTTTTCTAACATTGTCAATAAAATGCCATAAAtgtgtcaattttttttcttatgagCTGAAATAAATTATCTGTAAGAGCAGCCAGGTGTCTGCAAAAATCTTTTTTGCATTAAGAGGATTTTGATTGAGGTGTCTTTCAGTGATGTGACTTGAAATATACTTAGtttttcacatcagtttttaataatttgtgATGATTCAGGTTAATCATCAGGAAGTATATTGAAACGACCCTCAGCTTCCTTAGGTTAGGCCTTAGCTGTGTTCATCAAGAAAATGTGGTCAGATGACCTCgttctaaataaatgaatcattttacatttaaaaaatatatgttgttaGAATTTGTctgatgaaatatttacatttgccATCTTCTAAAGCTAAGCTCAACATTTTTAAcctttgtctcccccttctggctgTGACAGTAATTACGCAAACAATGTGTGGAAAGTCCCAGGCTTGTGTTCAGAAATGGTTACAAAAATACTGAGAAATTTCCAGAGTGTCAAGGCCATACTATACAAATACCAACCTGTCCAAGAATACAAAGAAGACATCCACACATGCCTTCAGTCCCTTCTCTCTTTCAGATGTCCAGctcagaaaaaacacactcatgTGGCATACGCTGACAATCATTTATATGTAGAAGTCTCGCTGTCCAGATTTAAATTTGCAAAACTGGTGGATGAACAACAATATGGACATAATGCACATTATATAATTCTAAAAGtcatgtaacaaaaatatgtttaacaTTGGACTAAAATTCACATTCACCATGTTAATCATTTAATTGTTCATAGTTCAACTTCAAGATTTATTGCATAAAAAatagcaaaattaaaaaaaaaagtagcagtcCCCTTTCAAAGATAAATATTGTTACTGTCACAGTGGTATGACTTACTGGACTGACTGACTAGAACAGAACCATCAAAAATTATTAGTAATACCTGTGTGTTACCAGCAGTTAAATAATGTCTTGTGaaaattcttttaaaaaaatgatccttcagtttatttatttattttaaaagtatatGATAATTTCTGGCATTTTGAGATACATTAACGTtgtataaaagtaaaagtggaaTAACTTAAACAAACGTGACTATGAAGACCatacagttttgtttctttttgtctgtatcCTTTTGCCTAGATCCGTACTTCTTATCTTGTCCTTTGAGCCACCTGTCCTGTACAATGTCTGATCTCATTACCTGTTTGTTGTCATGGGTTCAGATGTAAACGTAGAGAGCAGGCTTGTAGATAAATGCTCTGTTTGGGCACATGGCAAAACGTTTAGCCCTTCTCCCCATGTGATACTGCCGTCTAGTTGGCTTACAGTGAAACTACATCTCACTGGTGTTCAGAATCCATAATAGTTCTATGTGAACTATAATATATTGAAATTGTATATTTTCACAACATTACTCTTTTGtgatatttgcttttttaatgTGCAGTCATATAGGTTTAGTCCTTATAATTTGTATATTGGATGCATGTCCATTTTAACAGTAGTCTACCCATTCTTACTATTTAACATGTTGTTGAGATTGTTGTTCCTGGTCATCTCGTGGTTATATTTAAACCAGGGTCTGGCCCTTAACGTGCCTCTGATTTAATGACATTGGCAGAGAGCTATCGTGTTTTTCCTCctgataatttttttctttaattagaCATGATGGGGGGTATTATTCTTATTATGTGGTGAGTTTGTGTGTAACCTCTGGGTTCCTTAAGACACGCATGTAAGTAAACAGGACCCAGTGAACTCACAGACAGGAAGGCCGTGTCTGATCATCAAAGGCTCCTCTGCCCAGACACCTTGGCTCTGCAGGGGCAGGGGAACGGCGGGTCAAACAGGccagtgtaaaaacaataggcCCGTATATCCTTTACAGGACTGGTCAGCATCAAAGGCTGCCAAGGCACTTGAAGACCCAACAAATCAAGAAAgcagtctttatttttaactgcTTGGGAAGTGACATTGGATGTTGCTATAAAGATTGTTATTAAGCATGAACTGCGAGCAGGATGGAATAATAACAATTAATTGGCTCTGACAGGGgcgtgtgtgtgctgtgtgtgtgtgtgtgtgtgtgtgtgtgtaccccCTTTGTCATTCAGCCTTACTGAACATATCCAtttttgtgtctccagctgGACACAGAGAAGTTGGAGAAGATCCCTATCCTGAAGAAGCTGCGTGCTCTGGAGGAACAGGCTGGAAAGGATGTGACACTGGGGGCTGCGCCTGCCCCAGCTGATCCTGATCTGCAAACCGGTCGACCAAAACGGCAAACCCGACAGAGGCCGAGGCAAGACACACAGCAGGACGCAGAGGGAGAGTCCAGACATGAGAAAAGagtggaggcaaaacagagagccaggcagcagcagccagctaGAGTGAGGAAGGAAAGCcgaggagaaggtagaggacTTAACGAGGGAGAAATCAGCAAGACGTTTAAGGGGAGGGGTAGAGGGAGCATGAGAGAGCAAGGCCCAGAGGAAGGTGGACGTGAGGTGACATCTCAGCGTAAGCTCCCACTGAGTGTGACCACAGTTTACCTGGGGGGGATCCCGGCCGGGCTGCGCGTTAGTGAGCTGAAAACCGCCCttagagagagggaggctgcTCCACTGAGGCTCACCTGGCAGGGAGCTCAACACAGGGCCTTCCTGGACTACAGTGACCCTCAGGCTGCAGATCAGGCCCTGGAGGCTCTGCAGGGTCTCTGTCTCAACGGTCACGACCTGCAGGCTGAACTGGCCAAGAGCCAGCGGGGAGGCAAGAGGTCTGGACAGTCCAGCAGGAGACCAAGACCATCAGCGGCTCCGAAGGCTAAGGCCGAACCACTGGATACGAAGAGCGACACTGCTGATAAGACTGAGCAGTAAAAGCAATAGTAAATACATGCCACCAACTTTGAATACATAAGGTTTGAGTTTGTTTTATGACATGGATTCAATAGAGATAGAGGAGCACTTCAGTTACAGGAAACTGATAAAATTTACTTTACaacatgagaaaataatttcatttcatttcatcacagCATTGTAAAGCATTTTCCTACTAAGGTATTGTATATACCATTAGGTGAAACGTACACGTACTATATGTGCCTTGATTTATTCACACACCACGGCCTGGTCCGTGTGTCCCGATGGCCTTTATCTTTTCAAGGTGCTTTTTTTTGAAGGATTCTTATAACTGACtacagttgttttctttttaagccATAGGCAGTATATAGTTGCGAGAGCCAATTTCGgcctcttgtttttatttaatttacagagGCCTTGGTTCAGAGAATTGAGTGGTTAGATTTTGTTTTAGAGGGCGCCACCATCTGGTGAGTAGCACAACTTGTACTGTCTCAAGAATTTACAgatctctctttttattttcttggtcCAACATGTGAGTTTCTACATGACCACACAGATGTTCTgccatttcaaatattttttggaAGACGTTTTTAGAGCCACTCCTACAGGTTTTATCcactccttttatttttaaatcccattACCGAGATGTGTTATGACTGAGGCTATGTGGccatttaatataaaatgtcataaatctAGGAAATAGTGTACAGGTTTCAGCCTAACTCACTGGCAATGTTCAAGCCATTTTGATTACAGACAACACAAATTTAATGAGTTTAAACAGGCGTAATTTAGTCGTGTTTACTTTAACTCGCACCATTCATCCTTGTACACAGCCAAGCACTTGCCTGTcctcaaaaaacatcattttCTATCAGTATTTCATTGAAATGCGGTTTACGAACTTTTAAAGCTATTTTCTTGAAGTAGAATGGTTTGTACAGCCTTAAGCTAAACTCTGTTCCTGAGTATTTTTATTTGCGTTGGAAGAGTGATGTTACCTTTTTTGAGTACGATGTCAAGCTCACTATTAAGAGTTGTATCACGTTCATTAGTAACCATACTAAAGCATGTTACTGTACCTTTTCAGTcttactgtctttttttaaaaaaaaaaacaaacaaaaaaaaaaacattttgatttgcAACATGACGGATCTTGACACTGTTTTTCGTTTTGCAGGATTAAACACATTGCTCTGATTGTAGATGAGACAGCGAAGCCCCTTCAAACCCTTGCTGTACTGAAGCAGAGGTACTTTTATGGTCAAAAGTTAAACATGATATTTCAGATCATTGGATGAAattagacaaaaaacaaaacaaaaaaaaaataacgtagTAATGTAATTCAACAGTTTAAGCTATTTTCTTTGAGCAGGTCTTCTCAGATTATTGCTCGCtaagtaaattacatttaggGAGGGGAACAGTTTCTGTCCGCATTAATTCTGGTTTTCAGACAGACAACAGTCACAAGAggtattttaatcttatttaaataaaaatatccccAGATACATGTACGACACTTATCTGCTCAGTAACCTGTATCGTGTACCTCTAATGCTTTGTTCACAcctttctgtgtttcttcagcGAAGGTTGTGTCAGATAAGTGTCACTAAAGTCTTGGCTGTGTTGAGACACCAGCACACAGCATGTCTGTCTACACAGTGCAGGCTTCAGGCTTTTTATGGAGCTGTCATCCAGGCCTGGCCAGGGAACAGCTGTGgagctccgtctctctctccctcagccTCGCCAGAGCTCTGAACCTCGGCAAATGTCATCAGTTTGTTAATGTGCTGTTCTACTGCTGTTGAGCCTGCTAACCCTCCACTCCATGGCATGCTCATTTTACTGGGTTCAGTCAGTGGTCACGCCGCGAGGCTGCAGAGCAAGTACATCTACGTATAaagatccacacacacacacatgtcgaCAAcgagactgaaaataaaattaagagaCCTCTTAAATTACATTCCAGTTGCTGTATCTAAATTGCACGAGGTGTGCATCAGAGTAATCTGAGTGAACTATGTTGATGCCCAAAAAGTAGAATGTGcccaccatgtttttttt
The sequence above is drawn from the Mugil cephalus isolate CIBA_MC_2020 chromosome 3, CIBA_Mcephalus_1.1, whole genome shotgun sequence genome and encodes:
- the mthfsd gene encoding methenyltetrahydrofolate synthase domain-containing protein isoform X3 gives rise to the protein MEPVIKINPGASKWDIRQKVWDYIEENNLANFPRPVHNRIPNFKGAIQACNRLAELQEFKSSQTVKVNPDKPQQQARIVTLEGAFVACTKVSEMQVFTQTAEVKVDPDKPLEGARLAVLQARKTLLVPTPRLRTGLFNKITPPQGASKEQLRVCSSSQGVKDFSVPVSLDAKVKVDLVVVGSVAVSEKGFRIGKGEGFADMEYGMMACMGAVNESTVVVTVVHDCQIVDIPEELMGTHDLTVDYILTPTTVIKTNCQLPKPHGIIWTKLDTEKLEKIPILKKLRALEEQAGKDVTLGAAPAPADPDLQTGRPKRQTRQRPRQDTQQDAEGESRHEKRVEAKQRARQQQPARVRKESRGEGRGLNEGEISKTFKGRGRGSMREQGPEEGGREVTSQRKLPLSVTTVYLGGIPAGLRVSELKTALREREAAPLRLTWQGAQHRAFLDYSDPQAADQALEALQGLCLNGHDLQAELAKSQRGGKRSGQSSRRPRPSAAPKAKAEPLDTKSDTADKTEQ
- the mthfsd gene encoding methenyltetrahydrofolate synthase domain-containing protein isoform X2 — encoded protein: MEPVIKINPGASKWDIRQKVWDYIEENNLANFPRPVHNRIPNFKGAIQACNRLAELQEFKSSQTVKVNPDKPQQQARIVTLEARKTLLVPTPRLRTGLFNKITPPQGASKEQLRVCSSSQGVKDFSVPVSLDAKVKVDLVVVGSVAVSEKGFRIGKGEGFADMEYGMMACMGAVNESTVVVTVVHDCQIVDIPEELMGTHDLTVDYILTPTTVIKTNCQLPKPHGIIWTKLDTEKLEKIPILKKLRALEEQAGKDVTLGAAPAPADPDLQTGRPKRQTRQRPRQDTQQDAEGESRHEKRVEAKQRARQQQPARVRKESRGEGRGLNEGEISKTFKGRGRGSMREQGPEEGGREVTSQRKLPLSVTTVYLGGIPAGLRVSELKTALREREAAPLRLTWQGAQHRAFLDYSDPQAADQALEALQGLCLNGHDLQAELAKSQRGGKRSGQSSRRPRPSAAPKAKAEPLDTKSDTADKTEQ
- the mthfsd gene encoding methenyltetrahydrofolate synthase domain-containing protein isoform X1, which encodes MEPVIKINPGASKWDIRQKVWDYIEENNLANFPRPVHNRIPNFKGAFVACTKVSEMQVFTQTAEVKVDPDKPLEGARLAVLQARKTLLVPTPRLRTGLFNKITPPQGASKEQLRVCSSSQGVKDFSVPVSLDAKVKVDLVVVGSVAVSEKGFRIGKGEGFADMEYGMMACMGAVNESTVVVTVVHDCQIVDIPEELMGTHDLTVDYILTPTTVIKTNCQLPKPHGIIWTKLDTEKLEKIPILKKLRALEEQAGKDVTLGAAPAPADPDLQTGRPKRQTRQRPRQDTQQDAEGESRHEKRVEAKQRARQQQPARVRKESRGEGRGLNEGEISKTFKGRGRGSMREQGPEEGGREVTSQRKLPLSVTTVYLGGIPAGLRVSELKTALREREAAPLRLTWQGAQHRAFLDYSDPQAADQALEALQGLCLNGHDLQAELAKSQRGGKRSGQSSRRPRPSAAPKAKAEPLDTKSDTADKTEQ